The Candidatus Cloacimonadota bacterium genome contains a region encoding:
- a CDS encoding transposase, translating to MRKIRLTKEKYNLDIISYCLMPNHFHLLVRQNSEKIIAKWIQKVLSGYVQAFNKQNDRKGTLFESSTKPKIINSNEYLANIIHYLHLNPIKAKLVSDPSNWEYSSYNNWSSDSENSMISKKIRLEFYNSGNEYKMSFKEYWESKIWEEENYEN from the coding sequence TTGCGAAAGATTAGACTTACAAAAGAAAAATACAATCTTGATATAATTTCTTATTGCTTAATGCCAAATCATTTTCATCTTTTAGTCAGACAGAATTCTGAGAAGATTATTGCAAAATGGATTCAGAAAGTTTTAAGTGGATATGTCCAAGCATTTAATAAACAAAATGATCGTAAGGGAACTTTGTTTGAAAGTTCGACAAAACCGAAGATTATAAATTCAAATGAATATCTCGCTAATATAATTCATTATTTACATTTAAATCCTATAAAGGCAAAATTAGTTAGTGATCCATCTAATTGGGAATATTCAAGCTACAATAATTGGAGTTCAGATTCTGAAAATTCAATGATTTCAAAGAAAATTCGTTTGGAATTCTACAATTCCGGAAATGAATACAAGATGTCCTTTAAAGAATATTGGGAATCAAAAATATGGGAAGAAGAAAATTATGAAAATTAA